GACGCACCCGTTACCATGTTGCGGGTATACTGGATGTGGCCCGGCGCATCGGCAATGATGAACTTGCGCTTCTCTGTGGAGAAGTACTTGTACGCCACATCAATCGTAATGCCCTGCTCGCGTTCGGCTTTCAAACCATCTGTGAGCAGCGACAGGTCAATCTGTCCGTCCTCGTTCACGCGGCCGGAGCTTTCAATGGCTTCCAACTGGTCGGCAAAAATCTGCTTCGTGTCGTAGAGCAGGCGACCGATCAGAGTGCTCTTGCCGTCGTCTACGCTGCCGGCGGTGATAAATCGTAGTATATCCATTAAAAGTATCCTCCTTTCTTACGGTCTTCCATCGCCGTCTCCGACAGCTTGTCGTCGATGCGGGTGGCGCCACGCTCACTAATTTTAGACTCCAGAATCTCGGCAATCACGCCGTCAATGTCATGGGCAATTGATTCTACCGCAGCCGTACAGGTCATGTCGCCCACCGTGCGGAATCGTACCTGCCGCTTCACAACGATATCGTCCGGCTCCTGGTAAATAAAATCAGACCAGGCCATCAGCTTGCCATCCCGCACCAGGCACTCGCGCTCGTGCGTGTAGTAAATGTTTGGCAGGGCTATTTCCTCTCGTTTGATGTAGTTCCACACGTCCAGTTCTGTCCAGTTGGAGATCGGGAACACGCGCACATTTTCACCTTTGTTGATGTGGCCGTTGTAGATGTTCCAAAGCTCGGGGCGCTGGCGCTTCGGGTCCCACTGGCCAAATTCATCACGCACCGAAAAGATGCGTTCCTTGGCACGGGCTTTCTCTTCGTCGCGTCGGGCACCACCGATGCAGGCATCAAATCCAAACTCCTCAATCGTTTCCAGTAAGGTATGCGTTTGCAGTCCGTTGCGGCTGGCATAACGTCCCTTCGGCTCCGAAAGGCTTTTGCGTTTGATCGTGTCTTCCACGTTGCGCACAATCAGCTTCTCGCCCAGTCGCTCAGCCAGTTCATCGCGGTAGCGGATGGCCTCCGGGAAGTTGTGGCCTGTATCGATGTGCACCAGCGGGAACGGGAACTTACCGGGTCGAAACGCTTTCTCGGCCAAACGCACCAGCGTGATAGAATCTTTGCCGCCCGAAAAGAGCAGGGCCGGCTTCTCAAACTGCCCCGCAACCTCGCGCATGATGTGAATTGCCTCCGCTTCCAGCTGGTCAAGGTAATCCAGGTATCTCTTAGTCATACTTCGTATCTAATTTTGAATTATGAATGCTTAATTTTGAATTGAGACCCTCGAAGAGTATCGCACAAACCACATTTATAATTCATAATTTATAATTCATAATTATATTATCGCGCGTGCAGGCCGCATTCCTTTTTGGAGTTATCCTCCCACCACCAGCGGCCGGCGCGGAAATCCTCGCCTTCAGCAATGGCACGGGTACAAGGGGCGCAGCCTATACTTACAAAGCCCTTGTCGTGCAGCGGGTTGTAAGGAATGTTAAGCGCTTTGATGGCCGCCCACACGTCATCCAGAGTATAGTGCAGCAGTGGGTTATACTTAATGAGTTGGTGCGCCTCGTCCCACTCCAGCAGCTGCAGGTCCTGCCGGGCTCCTGATTGGTCGGCGCGGATGCCGGTTACCCAAATCTGCACGCCTTCCAGGGCCCGGTTCAGCGGCTCCACTTTGCGGATGTAGCAGCACTGTTTGCGATCGTCGATGGAGTTGTAGAAGCTCATCGGCCCTTTCTCGTTCACGAGCTGCTCCACGGCCTCGTGCTTGGGGAAGTATACTTCTATCTTTTTGCCGTAGTGGTTGTTCGTTTTGTGCAGCAGGGTATAGGCCTCGTTAAAGAGGCGCCCCGTATCCAGCGTGAAAACGCGCACCGGCAAATCATTCTCGAAAATAAAGTGCGTGATGAGCTGGTCTTCCACGCCCAAACTGGAGGAAAAAGCAATACTGCCCTCAAACTCCTGTGCCAGGATGCGCAGTCCCTCTTCCGCCGGAAGTTCGGCGAGGGCGTTGCGCAGGCTATCGAGCTTCGCCAGCAATCCTTGTGATAAATCCATAGGATATCGTATAATCTCTTGAAAACTAAAACAGGTACTTGGGTTTTCGGTGCTGCACCACAACCATGCCAAATGGCGGCGGCTGCCTAAGCAGGGAAAAAGGCGCGATGGTTTTAGCTGCCTGTTATACCGAAAGTGTGTTTGGGAAGTGCCAGATTAACACGGACAACAGCAACAACAATTCAGTTTACCCTGTGCACTGGTAGATACAAAGGTTGCGTAAGCAGTGGGGGAGGTGCCATTGCTTGCTTTACTGCTTGCTGATGTGTTGTAATAGGTTTGCATTGCTTTTGTAATTTATATGCCCCGGCCTGACCGGGATAGGAATTGGCACCTTACCACTTTGGAGGTTGCCAGAGGGTCATAGAGCCTAGTCTCTCGCCTCTTCTTTATAAATTTTACAGACGTGACGTCCATTGGTTTACTACCGGCAAAAATACGGTTTTTTCCGGGATGTATAAATTTTATGAGGTAAATATTAGAGAATTAATGTTGACGTTAGGATACTGGGCAACATCAGGGTACGGATTTCATAAGTGTCCGACGGGGGTGTTTTAGAAGTGTCAAATGTCCTGCTGGCGCGAGTTTTTAACTCGCGGCCTACAAATGAGGTTCAGTTTGTAGCTCGATTGGCCTGAAAAGCCATACTTGCATAGCTGCAGCTGTACTTGTTGCATTCCCTGGCGCAAGCGTCCGCTTGTGCCTTTGACTACCTCCGCTTTTCGCAACTTGAACCAAGCTATTTTTTCTAGTTGCCGTTTACCCTCCGGTTCCCTGATACTTATGTTTCACCTCCTACCTTGGGGCGCTCAACCCAAGGACTGAAACAGTTCAACTAGCCGCTGCCTTTGCTCTCCTTCAATTACAGGAATTGTAGGGACAGGTCGCGACCTGTTCGGGGAATACCATCGGCTACAGAGCTTGTACCTGAGTAAAAGCAGTACCGCTACTCCCTCTCCTGTTTTTAGGAGAGGGCAGGGGTGAGGTAAATTTTTCTCCTCAAAGGGGTTAGGGGTGGGTTCCCTGTTTTAGCCGAAACCATAAAGCTTATACTTCAGCAACAGCAGCTACAGACTCTCCTCTAGGAAAAGGAGGAGTTAGTGACTGTTGGATCCTGCAGTCACACCTCACGCAGCCAAACCCGTTACATACTTCACAAGGGAGCGCTTGGCAATGGGCAGCAGGGCCTGCTCCAGCGGCATGGGCACTTTGGCTATTGCCACGAAAGCGGCTGGGTTCGGCAGCTCCTGCCGTTCCCGGAGCAGCTGCACTTTCAGTTGCTCATGGGTTTGGGCAAGGCCCCGGCGCACGGTCTGCAGGTGTTTTGTGTTGATGCCCCTATACTTCTCGTAGGTGTTTTCGAAAACAGTAATGTTATACACGTACACGTGCGTTTCCTTACCCGGGAATGCATCCAGGAAAAGATACCCTTCGTTGTGGTACATCGGCGTAATGCCAACCGGACTTATCTCCAGGTGGCGTTCCACGAAACTGTACAGCTCCTTTCCCTCTTCCAGCGTCTCGGTGAAAAGCGGCGTGGCGTACTGAATAATTTCTTCTATCTGCTGCATCGTCTCGTCGTCGTTCACAATCTTTTCATATACCAGTTCCAGCTTCTCAAAGTCAGCACGGCTGATGCGCTTCGGGAATGACTCATATACCAGTTGCTTGTGCGCCTTTACCTGCTGCAGGTTGCGGTAATGCATGATCAGGTCGGAGAAAACAGGATAGAGGCGCTGCTTGTTGAATTCGTTTCTGGCGGCTTTCAGGTAAGCCAGCAGCAGGTACTTCTTGTACTCAAAGTCAAGGAGTCCTTCGGTAAGCCAGTTGACAGGTAGGGTGCTCATAAGCCTTCAACTTGTTAAGGTTAAAACGTGTGGTATTTAACGTGAAACTGGGGCCCGGGATTATGATCTCGTCAGGTATTGTGGGCACACAGCAAAAAAAAATGACAATGTACCACCCCAAAAGCATGAATGGCAGGAACCGCTGTAACAGTTTCTGCCATTCATGCTTTGATTTTTATTTGTTGCACAACATACGAATATGGTGCTCGGTAATCGACTACAAACTTACTTTAAAGGCTTCAGCCGGAGTACCTTTCCGTTGCTCTGGTCTGTTAGCACATAGATAGAACCGTCTGGTGCCTGCTCCACATCCCTTACACGCACCACTAATGGTATTCGCTCTACCTCCTCGGCCTTCTCCCCGTTTACTTTTACCCGCACCAGCCCGGTGCTCGTAAGGCCGCCGATCAGCGCGGTTCCCTTCCATTCCGGAAACATGTTGGCTGTATAAAACACCATGCCGGAAGGGGAGATGGTAGGCGTCCAGTGGATAGCTGCATCAGCGAACTCAGGTCGTGTATTTGGTCGCGGTATTTTAGAGCCATCATAGTTGTCGCCCCAGCTTACCACCGGCCAGCCGTAATTCTTACCAGCTTTCGGCTGGTTTAACTCATCGCCCCCCATCGGGCCCATCTCAACAATCCAAAGTTTGCCTGTGGCCGGGTCGATGGCGGCGCTTTCAATGTTTCGGTGGCCATACGACCATATCTCGTCACGCGCATTCGCTTTCCCTACAAAAGGATTATCCTTCGGCACGGAGCCATCGCGGTTCAGGCGAATAACAGTGCCCAGGTGGTTGGAAAGGTCCTGCGCAGGGTCGAACTGAAAACGCTCGCCGGTGGTAAGTATAAGATGGCCCTCAGGAGTGAAGGCAATGCGGCCTCCAAAATGGTTTGGCCCTTCTATTTGTGGCTTCTGCTGAAAAAGCATTTTAAAGTCTTTGAGCTCATTGCCCTCCAGCCTGCCACGGCCTACAGCGGTAGAGGCGGTGCCGTTCTCCCCGGGGTCGGCAAACGACAGGTATACCAGTTTATTTTGCTTAAAATCAGGATCAAGGGCAACATCCAGCATACCGCCTTGTCCTTTGGCAAAGACTTCTGGCGTACCTTTGATTGGTGCGGAAAGCTTGTTGTTCTGGTCCAGGATTCGGAGTGTGCCGGAGCGTTCAGTCACCAGCAAACGGTTGTCAGGCAGAAACGCCATGCCCCACGGACGGTTCAGGTTCTCGGCCAGTGTTTCTACCTTTATGTCGCCGGCATCGGTCTTAACAGTTGATTTTTGTGCGAAAGCCTGTCCGGTCAGCAACACAAAGGCCACTGCTCCCAAAGCATGGCGGCAGAAGTATGTAAGTGTAGCGTATGTTCGTGTTTTCATAGAATTTGGGTTGTGCTTGTTTAAGTTTGGCTAACGTAGCATAAACTGTTGATGTTCTGATATGTTTTGAGGAGCAAGCCTGCTACAGCGGGATTGTACAGGTTAAGCAGCGGCACAAAACCTGAAAGATGGGTCCATTTGACCTTTACTTTCTGCTGGTGCGAAACCCCGATCAGCAGGCATGCGTTTGTCTGCCACCGATTCAGGGTCCCGAATACCCGCAACCCTTTTATCTGCCATGGGTAAAAGCTAGCAAAACCAATCACGGATGATGAGTAACACTTACTACACCAACAAGAATGTTCTGATTACGGGCGGGGCACAGGGTATCGGGCTGGGGATGGCACTGGCTTTTGCAAAGGCGGGCGCCAACACGGTTATCACCGACAAAGACGAAGAGGCAGGGCAGGAGGCGGTGCAGCGGCTGGAGCAGGAGGGCCAAAAAGTAATATTTATACATTGCGACGTGAGCCAGGAGCAGGAGGTAAAAGCACTGCTGCAGCAAGTAGGGGAAAAGTATAAGCAGTTAGATACCCTCATCAACAATGCGGGAATTGCCGATCCGTTTGTGGGCCCGCTGCAGGAGATGGATATGGCTGTGTTTGACAGGGTGTTGGCGGTGAACCTGCGCGGCCCGCTGCTCTGCGCCAAGTATGCGCTGCCGCTGCTGGCGAAGGCTGAACACCCGGCCATACTTAACATTTCGAGCACACGCGCCTTTATGTCTGAGCCGAACACTTTTCCCTACTCGGCTTCTAAAGGTGGGTTGGAGGCACTTACGCATTCGCTGGCGGTAAGCCTGACGGAGGAGCGGGTGCGGGTGAACGCAGTGGCTCCCGGCTGGATTGAGGTGGGGGAGTGGCAGAAGCAAAGCGAGCGTTATGAGCCGCACCACTCCAAGGAGGACAAGGCCCAGCACCCGGTGGGGCGTATCGGCATGCCCGAGGATATTGCGGAGGCTGCCCTCTTTCTCTGCTCCGACAAAGCAGGCTTTATCACCGGCCAAACACTCACGATCGATGGCGGCATGACAGTGAAAATGATTTATGGCTGAGAAACCTGAGCGCTATACTTTAAAGTGCTGAAGAGATAAGGCAGTTAACACATACTCCTGTAAACTCCACCAGCGCCCTTCTTCAGGCTACTTTAATTCAGGTGCAAAGTTAAACCTCTGCCAGTTGATTGCGGTAAACTGATTAGGTGAAATTTAGAAATTAAATGGCCCAGCAACCCGAAAAGATAACCCTCCTCTATGTTACAAACCCCATGTGCGCATGGTGCTATGGCACTACGCCTGTCATTCGCCGACTGCGGGCCATCTGGCAGAGCCGTTTGCAGGTGCAGGTACTGTTGGGCGACCTGCAGGCCCATGCTTCCCAGCCGCTGCTGCCCCGGCAGAAAGAGCAGTTGGCCATAAGCTGGCATCGGGTGCAGGAGCAAATAACGCTTCCCTTCGACTTTAATTTTTTCACCCGTCGCGATTTTGTGTTCAACACTGAGCCCGCCTGCCGTGCGCTGCTTTGCGTGCGGCTGCTAAGGCCTGTGCTTACGCTGGAGGTGTTGCGGGCCATGCACTCTGCTTTTTTTGTTGACAACCTGGACTTGAAAAATACAGCGGTTTTAGTGCAGTTGGTGGGAATGTTCGGCATCTCAGAAAACCTGTTCCTGACGCTTTTCGAGTCTGAGGAGATTCAGAGTCAGCTTGAAAACGAATTTGCCTTCGTGGATAGCCTTGGGGCAAATACGTACCCCAGTCTTTTTCTGAAAACAAAAGAGGGGCCTCAGCAGTTAACTGCCGGATTTGTACAGTTGGAGGAACTCGAACACCGTCTTTTTCAGCTACTTTAGCAAAATGTGATTATCTTTCATTTTGATTATCTTATTTAAAGTAAGCGGTAGCCACAACAGAAGATGCGTTTTTAACGTATATTAAAAATATAGTATATTTATGTGTTTATGTGTTTCCACGTTACACACATCTAAACCCCTTATGAGAAGCAAAACAACAACCAACCAAGTAGACGAGTACGTCGAAACTTTATCTCCTGAGAAGCGCTTGCTGGCACAGGAGGTCCGCCGGATCATCAACTCCTCCGTAGCACACCTGGAAGAATGTGTGCGCTGGGATTGCGCCTGTTACTTCTTTTACGGCCCGGTCTGCTACTTTGCATCCTCCCGCAGCGGCATTCACTTCGGTTTTTTCAGAGGCAAAGAACTTGCAGATCCGCAGCGCCGCCTGGTAAGCCGGAACGGCCAGAACCCGCATGTTAAAATTCGCACCCTCGAAGATATTGATGAGGCTTACTTTGCAGATCTCGTACGCGAAGCAGTGCTTCTAAATCAAAACTAATGCGTTAGATGGCACTTTGGTGGCTGCACTCTTCGCCTGGTGCTTCCAGTTCCAGTGTCACGTGCTGTATGTCCATGTCAGCCATCAGGCTCCTGACACGCTTTTTAAGGTCCTGTGCCTGTTGCGCTGGTAGGTTTGGCGCTACCACGGCGTGCATCGTGAGCACATTGTAGCTTCCGTCCAGCGTCCAGATGTGCAGGTCGTGCAGTGATTTTATTTCTTCCACGCTCTTTAGTTTTGCGGCTACATCGTCGGGCTTGATGTGCGGTGGGGAAGCCTGCAGCAGGATCTTGGATGTGTCGCGCAGGTTGCCGATAACATTGTACAGCACGTACAGGGTAATAATGACAGAAAGCAGCGGGTCCAGGAACGGTACATCATAAAAATACATGACAATACCGCCAACCAGTACCGCGACCCAGCCCAATACATCCTCGAGCAAGTGCAGCCTTACGGCGCGCTCATTAAGCGAATCGCCGCTTTTCAGGCGAAGAACGGCAGCACCGTTCACCAATATGCCTATCACGGCAAAGGCCATCATACCGGGTGCGTTTACCTCCTGCGGGTCCCAGATGCGGGGTACCGCCTCCCAAAGTATAAAGAAGGAACCAACCAGCAGGATAACTGAGTTGATGACGGCTCCCAGCAGCGAGAACCTTTTGTAGCCGAACGTATACTTCTCGTTGCGCCCCCGCTTGGCAACTTTTTCGAAGTACCAGGCCAGTCCCAGCGATAGGGAATCACCCAGGTCGTGCAGGGCGTCCGAAAGAATGGCCACGCTGTTGATCCAGAGCCCGCCGAAAATCTCGAGCACCGTAAAGCCCAGGTTCAGGAAAAAAGCTACTTTGATGTTGCTGCCGGCGCCGTGGTGGTGATGTCCGTGGCCGCCTGCATGATCGTGGTTGTGTGCCATAGTTTATGAAACGGAAATCAATTAGCTTAGATGCCTATCGGGCCGGCTTGCTGATTCAGGAGCAGGTTGTACCTTTGCAGGGTGCGGCAGCCAACTGCAAAATACAAAGTATATCC
Above is a window of Pontibacter akesuensis DNA encoding:
- a CDS encoding DUF1801 domain-containing protein, whose product is MRSKTTTNQVDEYVETLSPEKRLLAQEVRRIINSSVAHLEECVRWDCACYFFYGPVCYFASSRSGIHFGFFRGKELADPQRRLVSRNGQNPHVKIRTLEDIDEAYFADLVREAVLLNQN
- a CDS encoding SDR family NAD(P)-dependent oxidoreductase; translation: MMSNTYYTNKNVLITGGAQGIGLGMALAFAKAGANTVITDKDEEAGQEAVQRLEQEGQKVIFIHCDVSQEQEVKALLQQVGEKYKQLDTLINNAGIADPFVGPLQEMDMAVFDRVLAVNLRGPLLCAKYALPLLAKAEHPAILNISSTRAFMSEPNTFPYSASKGGLEALTHSLAVSLTEERVRVNAVAPGWIEVGEWQKQSERYEPHHSKEDKAQHPVGRIGMPEDIAEAALFLCSDKAGFITGQTLTIDGGMTVKMIYG
- a CDS encoding phosphoadenylyl-sulfate reductase, translated to MDLSQGLLAKLDSLRNALAELPAEEGLRILAQEFEGSIAFSSSLGVEDQLITHFIFENDLPVRVFTLDTGRLFNEAYTLLHKTNNHYGKKIEVYFPKHEAVEQLVNEKGPMSFYNSIDDRKQCCYIRKVEPLNRALEGVQIWVTGIRADQSGARQDLQLLEWDEAHQLIKYNPLLHYTLDDVWAAIKALNIPYNPLHDKGFVSIGCAPCTRAIAEGEDFRAGRWWWEDNSKKECGLHAR
- a CDS encoding cation diffusion facilitator family transporter, yielding MAHNHDHAGGHGHHHHGAGSNIKVAFFLNLGFTVLEIFGGLWINSVAILSDALHDLGDSLSLGLAWYFEKVAKRGRNEKYTFGYKRFSLLGAVINSVILLVGSFFILWEAVPRIWDPQEVNAPGMMAFAVIGILVNGAAVLRLKSGDSLNERAVRLHLLEDVLGWVAVLVGGIVMYFYDVPFLDPLLSVIITLYVLYNVIGNLRDTSKILLQASPPHIKPDDVAAKLKSVEEIKSLHDLHIWTLDGSYNVLTMHAVVAPNLPAQQAQDLKKRVRSLMADMDIQHVTLELEAPGEECSHQSAI
- a CDS encoding PQQ-dependent sugar dehydrogenase; this encodes MKTRTYATLTYFCRHALGAVAFVLLTGQAFAQKSTVKTDAGDIKVETLAENLNRPWGMAFLPDNRLLVTERSGTLRILDQNNKLSAPIKGTPEVFAKGQGGMLDVALDPDFKQNKLVYLSFADPGENGTASTAVGRGRLEGNELKDFKMLFQQKPQIEGPNHFGGRIAFTPEGHLILTTGERFQFDPAQDLSNHLGTVIRLNRDGSVPKDNPFVGKANARDEIWSYGHRNIESAAIDPATGKLWIVEMGPMGGDELNQPKAGKNYGWPVVSWGDNYDGSKIPRPNTRPEFADAAIHWTPTISPSGMVFYTANMFPEWKGTALIGGLTSTGLVRVKVNGEKAEEVERIPLVVRVRDVEQAPDGSIYVLTDQSNGKVLRLKPLK
- the cysD gene encoding sulfate adenylyltransferase subunit CysD, which produces MTKRYLDYLDQLEAEAIHIMREVAGQFEKPALLFSGGKDSITLVRLAEKAFRPGKFPFPLVHIDTGHNFPEAIRYRDELAERLGEKLIVRNVEDTIKRKSLSEPKGRYASRNGLQTHTLLETIEEFGFDACIGGARRDEEKARAKERIFSVRDEFGQWDPKRQRPELWNIYNGHINKGENVRVFPISNWTELDVWNYIKREEIALPNIYYTHERECLVRDGKLMAWSDFIYQEPDDIVVKRQVRFRTVGDMTCTAAVESIAHDIDGVIAEILESKISERGATRIDDKLSETAMEDRKKGGYF
- a CDS encoding DsbA family protein, giving the protein MCAWCYGTTPVIRRLRAIWQSRLQVQVLLGDLQAHASQPLLPRQKEQLAISWHRVQEQITLPFDFNFFTRRDFVFNTEPACRALLCVRLLRPVLTLEVLRAMHSAFFVDNLDLKNTAVLVQLVGMFGISENLFLTLFESEEIQSQLENEFAFVDSLGANTYPSLFLKTKEGPQQLTAGFVQLEELEHRLFQLL